Proteins encoded in a region of the Erwinia aphidicola genome:
- the fhuD gene encoding Fe(3+)-hydroxamate ABC transporter substrate-binding protein FhuD has protein sequence MLSDKRFPRFTAGEIDHRRRQLLIALALAPWLTGLPARAALPEPRIIALEWLPLEMLFALGVLPIAAADTHEYRLWVKEPALPASVLDIGLRSEPNLEFMAQLKPDLIVYSQGYGPHAQQLQKIAPTMELAFIDEEGQPLAKVRSGLLGLAERLGKMAEARTHLAWFDQQLAQARDQLVAWRQQPLLVFTLLDERHVVILGKRSLFGNVMQQLGIENAWQQQDSFWGTATVGIEHLAKLPALRAVCLDHGDEGLRSRVSASPLWQALPFVRQRSLRTVPAIWIFGSTLAALRFTHMLQQLDRIWQN, from the coding sequence ATGCTTTCTGATAAGCGCTTCCCCCGGTTCACTGCCGGGGAGATTGACCATCGGCGGCGGCAGCTATTGATCGCGCTGGCGCTGGCCCCCTGGCTGACGGGATTACCCGCCCGCGCTGCGCTGCCAGAGCCGCGCATTATCGCCCTCGAATGGCTGCCGTTGGAGATGCTGTTTGCCCTTGGCGTGCTGCCAATTGCCGCAGCGGATACCCACGAGTATCGCCTGTGGGTGAAGGAACCCGCCCTGCCCGCCAGCGTGCTCGACATCGGGCTGCGTTCAGAGCCTAACCTCGAATTTATGGCGCAGCTTAAACCGGACCTGATTGTTTATTCGCAGGGTTACGGGCCGCACGCGCAGCAATTGCAGAAGATCGCCCCGACGATGGAGTTAGCTTTTATTGATGAGGAAGGCCAGCCCCTGGCTAAAGTGCGCAGCGGATTGCTGGGGCTGGCTGAGCGCTTAGGGAAAATGGCAGAAGCCAGAACACATCTGGCGTGGTTTGACCAACAGCTGGCGCAGGCCCGCGACCAGCTGGTAGCCTGGCGCCAACAGCCGCTGCTGGTTTTTACACTGCTCGATGAACGCCACGTGGTGATCCTCGGTAAACGCAGCCTGTTCGGCAACGTGATGCAGCAGCTGGGCATAGAGAATGCCTGGCAGCAGCAGGACAGTTTCTGGGGAACGGCAACGGTGGGAATTGAGCATCTGGCAAAGCTGCCAGCACTGCGGGCGGTGTGTCTCGATCATGGAGATGAAGGCTTGCGCAGCCGCGTCAGCGCTTCGCCGCTGTGGCAGGCTCTTCCTTTTGTGCGCCAGAGGTCGCTGCGAACGGTTCCGGCTATCTGGATATTTGGCTCAACCCTGGCGGCTCTGCGCTTCACTCATATGCTGCAACAGCTGGACAGAATCTGGCAAAACTAA
- a CDS encoding glycine zipper 2TM domain-containing protein has product MLLKRSCTVAVVLLVTFSLTACGMSHRGRNTAIGAGVGAVGGAVLTGGSTWGTLGGAAIGGVIGHEVSR; this is encoded by the coding sequence ATGCTTTTAAAACGCAGCTGTACTGTTGCCGTTGTTCTGCTGGTCACGTTTTCACTGACGGCGTGTGGCATGTCTCATCGTGGCAGGAATACCGCTATCGGCGCCGGTGTCGGTGCGGTGGGTGGCGCAGTGCTGACCGGCGGTAGCACCTGGGGAACCCTGGGCGGTGCGGCGATCGGTGGCGTTATCGGCCACGAAGTCAGTCGTTAA
- a CDS encoding sensor domain-containing diguanylate cyclase, which translates to MSGTFSSDDAKRLAALEMLKSEDVARDDILKKFSQLASELLEIPGGFVSVLDDENQYIKAACNFDLKQTSLQDAFCRHTLELDDVLVCADTHLDPRFSAHPLTLGAPFIRFYAGAPLRNREGIIIGTLCVTDTQPHAFSADKAALLALLAGLVVGYLDAWYITGYQDVVTQLPNRQRLLKDIELLQQAGNSEPHNLTLIDCIDMPRAYEIARSVGMNAVETLLKEMAATLRTRLRLDSDDVLYTVALGRFALLSDKPDAPSGRELSQRLGGIRAQIFDNITVDAKPYLGEVSFVPVDSQVSEVLRRAVSALHEAISLKQNYMAYNADSDGRRNQSFRLLNDLAAALRGTPGLYLVYQPQISLRNGKPVGLETLLRWDHPLYGNIPPDEFIPLAAQTNLMEELTDWVLDHTLAQLKLWRSKGLNLPASVNLCVSDFSRPDFANKLEEKLLRAGLQAEDLNLECLETEQVLESAEARRGLDMLKLRGFRIALDDFGSGYSNINTLRRIPVDVIKLDRSLIQQLSHDPASEVIARHVITMLKELEYVVLAEGVEDLQTLASLQRLGCDEIQGFYYSRPLIPEGLESWLSRYYPQAS; encoded by the coding sequence ATGAGCGGGACTTTTAGTAGCGACGATGCCAAACGTCTGGCTGCCCTGGAGATGTTGAAATCCGAGGATGTGGCGCGCGATGATATTTTAAAAAAATTCAGCCAGCTGGCCAGCGAACTGCTGGAAATCCCGGGCGGCTTCGTATCGGTTCTGGACGATGAAAACCAGTACATTAAAGCGGCCTGCAACTTCGATCTGAAACAGACCTCGCTGCAGGATGCGTTCTGCCGCCACACGCTGGAGCTGGATGACGTGCTGGTTTGTGCTGATACGCATCTTGATCCACGCTTCAGCGCGCATCCTCTGACGCTTGGCGCGCCCTTTATCCGTTTCTATGCCGGCGCCCCGCTGCGCAACCGTGAAGGCATCATCATCGGCACGCTGTGCGTCACGGATACCCAGCCGCATGCCTTCAGCGCAGACAAAGCCGCGCTGCTGGCACTGCTAGCAGGCCTGGTGGTGGGCTACCTCGATGCCTGGTATATCACCGGCTATCAGGATGTCGTCACGCAGCTGCCTAACCGCCAGCGGCTGCTGAAGGATATTGAACTGCTGCAGCAGGCGGGCAATAGCGAACCGCATAATCTGACGCTGATTGACTGCATTGATATGCCGCGCGCCTATGAGATCGCCCGTTCGGTAGGAATGAATGCGGTGGAAACCCTGCTCAAAGAGATGGCAGCCACGCTGCGCACCCGCCTGCGTTTGGACAGTGATGATGTGCTGTACACCGTTGCACTGGGCCGCTTTGCCCTGCTGAGCGACAAGCCCGACGCACCCAGTGGACGTGAGCTCAGCCAGCGCCTCGGCGGCATTCGCGCACAGATTTTCGATAATATTACGGTTGATGCCAAACCGTATCTCGGGGAAGTCAGCTTTGTTCCGGTCGATTCGCAAGTTTCGGAAGTGTTGCGCCGCGCAGTCAGTGCACTGCATGAAGCCATCAGCCTGAAGCAGAACTATATGGCGTATAACGCCGATAGCGATGGGCGCAGAAATCAGAGCTTCCGCCTGCTAAACGACCTGGCCGCAGCGCTACGCGGCACGCCGGGGCTTTATCTGGTCTATCAGCCACAAATCTCGCTGCGCAACGGCAAACCCGTCGGACTGGAAACGCTGCTGCGCTGGGATCATCCGCTTTACGGCAATATTCCGCCTGACGAATTTATCCCTCTGGCTGCACAAACCAACCTAATGGAGGAGCTGACCGACTGGGTGTTAGACCATACGCTGGCGCAGCTCAAACTGTGGCGGAGTAAAGGGCTGAACCTACCGGCGTCGGTAAATCTGTGCGTCAGCGATTTTTCGCGCCCGGACTTCGCCAATAAGCTGGAAGAGAAGCTACTGCGTGCAGGATTGCAGGCTGAAGATCTCAATCTTGAATGTCTGGAAACCGAGCAGGTGCTGGAGAGCGCCGAGGCGCGGCGCGGGCTGGATATGCTGAAGCTACGCGGCTTTCGCATCGCGCTGGATGATTTCGGATCCGGTTACAGCAACATCAACACGCTGCGCCGCATCCCGGTTGACGTTATCAAGCTCGACCGTTCGCTGATCCAGCAGCTGTCGCACGATCCGGCCAGCGAGGTGATAGCCCGCCACGTGATCACCATGCTGAAAGAGCTGGAGTATGTGGTGCTGGCCGAAGGGGTGGAGGATCTGCAAACCCTGGCATCACTGCAGCGATTAGGCTGCGATGAAATCCAGGGTTTTTATTACTCACGCCCGCTGATACCGGAAGGCCTGGAGAGCTGGCTCAGCCGCTATTACCCGCAGGCCAGCTAA
- a CDS encoding aldehyde dehydrogenase family protein, with the protein MTQVSSNAAISRNPTSGEVFARYPFATAKDVDSALAQTNNAFQAWRSSAMISRVQLLNAIAGGLRQQARALAEMMTSEMGKPIDQGLAEVEKSAKLCEWYGEHGPAYLEREPTLVEGNKAFVDYLPLGPVLSVMPWNFPVWQVLRGAVPIMLAGNSYLLKPAPNVMGCALLLQQILQDAGVPEGLFAVVNADNDGVAQAINDRRIAAVTVTGSVRAGAAIAALSGAAIKKCVLELGGSDAFIVLADADIDAAVKGAIAGRFMNNGQLCISAKRIIVEAAVFDQFCEKFVTTVKAMKIGDPREAGVWIGPMARYDLRDELDSQVQATLKEGATLLLGGHVLPGEGNYYAPTVLSNVKPGMTSFDQELFGPVASLIMADDADHAVAMANDSEFGLGGSLWSKDLSRAQQLASRIETGGVFINSPSFSDPRVPIGGVKKSGFGRELSHFGLREFTNTQTVWIES; encoded by the coding sequence ATGACTCAGGTTTCCTCAAACGCAGCGATTTCTCGTAACCCAACCAGCGGTGAAGTCTTTGCCCGCTATCCATTTGCCACAGCGAAGGACGTTGACAGCGCGCTGGCACAGACTAATAACGCCTTTCAGGCCTGGCGCAGCAGCGCGATGATCAGCCGCGTACAGCTGCTCAACGCAATTGCCGGCGGCCTGCGTCAGCAGGCGCGCGCGCTGGCTGAGATGATGACCAGTGAAATGGGCAAACCGATTGACCAGGGGCTGGCCGAAGTTGAAAAGAGCGCAAAGCTGTGTGAATGGTATGGCGAACACGGCCCTGCCTACCTTGAGCGTGAACCGACGCTGGTCGAAGGCAATAAGGCCTTTGTTGACTATTTGCCGCTCGGCCCGGTGCTGTCGGTGATGCCGTGGAACTTTCCTGTGTGGCAGGTGTTACGCGGAGCGGTGCCAATTATGCTGGCAGGCAATAGTTACCTGCTGAAACCGGCTCCGAACGTCATGGGCTGTGCGCTGCTGCTGCAACAGATCCTGCAGGATGCTGGCGTGCCGGAAGGGCTGTTTGCCGTGGTCAACGCTGACAACGACGGCGTGGCGCAGGCGATTAACGATCGTCGTATTGCTGCCGTGACAGTGACCGGGAGCGTGCGTGCCGGTGCGGCAATTGCCGCGCTGTCCGGTGCGGCAATCAAAAAATGCGTGCTGGAACTGGGCGGTTCCGATGCGTTTATCGTGCTGGCCGATGCCGACATTGATGCCGCAGTTAAAGGAGCAATTGCCGGGCGCTTTATGAACAACGGCCAGCTGTGTATTTCGGCCAAGCGCATCATTGTGGAAGCGGCGGTCTTCGACCAGTTCTGCGAGAAATTTGTCACTACAGTTAAAGCAATGAAAATCGGCGACCCGCGTGAAGCCGGCGTATGGATTGGCCCGATGGCGCGCTACGATCTGCGCGACGAGCTTGACTCACAGGTGCAGGCGACGCTGAAAGAGGGCGCAACGCTGCTGCTGGGTGGCCATGTACTGCCGGGGGAAGGTAACTACTATGCCCCCACGGTGCTGAGCAACGTGAAGCCGGGTATGACCAGCTTCGATCAGGAGCTGTTTGGTCCCGTTGCCTCGCTGATTATGGCGGATGATGCCGATCATGCGGTAGCGATGGCGAATGACTCTGAGTTCGGCCTTGGCGGCAGCCTGTGGAGCAAGGACTTGTCCCGCGCTCAGCAGCTGGCATCACGCATCGAAACCGGCGGCGTGTTTATCAACTCGCCGAGCTTCTCTGACCCGCGCGTGCCGATTGGCGGCGTGAAGAAAAGTGGTTTTGGTCGCGAACTGTCGCACTTCGGCCTGCGTGAGTTCACCAACACGCAGACCGTGTGGATCGAGTCCTGA
- the ptrR gene encoding putrescine utilization regulator PtrR — protein sequence MDLTQLEIFRTIAEEGSVTAAAEKLHRVPSNISTRLKQLEEELECELFRREKLRLYITDSGKTFLDYARRILALATEAKHSVSGQQPGGIFTLGAIESFAAVRLPPLIARYHQRWPQVELDLSTGPSGDMTDGVLAGKYSAAFIDGPPKHPLLEGVAVVEEEMVLISALNHPPVPDATSISGSTIYAFRANCSYRRLFENWFSRENAAPGKIFEMESYHGILACVSAGAGLALIPRSMLENMPGRDNVHAWPLSEGMGQIAIWLVWRKDTRSNNLQAMTRLLES from the coding sequence ATGGATCTGACCCAGCTGGAAATCTTCCGCACTATCGCTGAAGAGGGCAGCGTTACGGCGGCGGCAGAGAAGCTGCATCGCGTGCCTTCCAATATCTCAACGCGCTTAAAGCAGCTGGAAGAGGAGCTGGAGTGTGAGCTGTTTCGCCGCGAAAAGCTGCGCCTGTACATCACCGACAGCGGCAAAACCTTTCTCGACTATGCGCGGCGCATTCTGGCGCTGGCGACCGAAGCAAAGCACAGCGTTTCCGGCCAGCAGCCCGGCGGGATTTTTACCCTCGGCGCCATCGAGAGCTTTGCTGCCGTACGCCTGCCGCCGCTGATCGCCCGCTATCACCAGCGCTGGCCGCAGGTTGAGCTGGATCTCTCCACGGGACCGTCCGGCGATATGACCGACGGCGTGCTGGCCGGGAAGTATTCCGCCGCCTTTATCGACGGCCCGCCGAAGCACCCGCTGCTGGAAGGTGTCGCGGTGGTGGAAGAAGAGATGGTGCTGATTTCGGCGCTCAACCATCCCCCTGTACCGGATGCCACCAGTATCTCCGGGTCAACCATCTACGCCTTTCGCGCCAACTGCTCTTACCGCCGCCTGTTTGAAAACTGGTTCTCACGCGAGAACGCCGCGCCGGGAAAAATTTTCGAAATGGAGTCGTATCACGGCATTCTGGCCTGCGTCAGCGCCGGAGCCGGTCTGGCGCTGATCCCGCGCAGCATGCTGGAGAATATGCCAGGGCGCGATAACGTGCATGCGTGGCCATTAAGTGAGGGGATGGGGCAGATTGCCATCTGGCTGGTATGGCGCAAAGATACGCGTTCCAATAATTTGCAGGCGATGACTCGCCTGCTGGAAAGTTAA
- the hpaC gene encoding 4-hydroxyphenylacetate 3-monooxygenase, reductase component, whose product MQNENQHRLHFRDAMANLPAAVNIVTTQGAAGRCGITATAVCPLTDTPPTLLVCINLNSAMNPVFLKNQRMCINVLNPQQEEMARHFAGMTAMTMEDRFLLDGWQEGTLGQPVLIEALASLEGFISQIRALGTHQLYLVEIRHIRLTESSEAGLIYFKRRFHALPGSASTQV is encoded by the coding sequence ATGCAGAATGAAAACCAACACCGCTTACATTTTCGTGATGCGATGGCAAATCTGCCCGCGGCGGTTAATATCGTCACCACGCAGGGGGCCGCAGGGCGCTGTGGCATCACTGCGACGGCGGTGTGTCCGCTGACTGATACGCCACCAACGCTGCTGGTGTGTATTAATCTCAACAGCGCGATGAACCCGGTGTTCCTGAAAAATCAGCGTATGTGTATCAATGTACTTAATCCTCAGCAGGAGGAGATGGCGCGCCATTTTGCCGGTATGACTGCAATGACGATGGAAGATCGCTTCCTGCTGGACGGCTGGCAGGAGGGGACATTAGGCCAGCCGGTGCTTATTGAGGCGCTGGCCAGCCTTGAAGGTTTTATCAGCCAGATCAGGGCGCTTGGCACACACCAGCTGTACCTGGTAGAAATCCGTCACATCCGGCTGACGGAAAGCAGTGAGGCAGGATTAATTTATTTTAAACGCCGCTTCCATGCGCTGCCGGGCAGCGCCAGCACGCAGGTTTAG
- the hpaB gene encoding 4-hydroxyphenylacetate 3-monooxygenase, oxygenase component produces MKPEDHRSAINRPFTGSEYLKSLQDGREIFIYGQKVKDVTHHPAFRNAAGSIAILYDALHAPESHDKLCWSTDSGNGGYTHCFFRYARSAQEIRQQRDAIADWSRLSYGWMGRTPDYKAAFASALGANPDFYGPYADNARRWYKRIQEAGLYFNHAIVNPPIDRNKPVDEVKDVYVKVEKETDAGIIVSGAKVVATNSALTNFNFIGFGSAQVMGDNPDFAMMFIAPMDADGVKLISRASYELTSGVTGSPFDYPLSSRFDENDAILVMDKVLIPWENVLVYRDFDRCRRWYAEGGFVRLYPMQACVRLAVKLDFITALLQKSLECTGTIEFRGVQAALGEVVAWRNLFWSLSDAMAAEAKPWINGAWLPDSQAMNTYRVMAPMAWAKIKNIIECNVASGLIYLPSSVRDLQNPEIEQYLARFVRGSNGMEHEQRIKILKLMWDATGSEFAGRHELYEINYAGSQDEVRMQCLRDAHSSGAMDGMMEMVDRCLADYDRDGWRKSHLHSNSDINQLDRLLRDGGHYAE; encoded by the coding sequence ATGAAACCCGAAGATCATCGTTCTGCCATCAATCGTCCGTTCACCGGCAGCGAGTATTTGAAAAGCCTGCAGGACGGGCGCGAAATTTTTATCTATGGCCAGAAAGTGAAAGATGTTACCCACCATCCGGCTTTTCGTAATGCTGCCGGGTCGATTGCCATACTCTACGATGCACTCCACGCGCCGGAGAGCCATGACAAGCTGTGCTGGAGCACCGACAGCGGTAACGGCGGCTACACCCATTGTTTCTTCCGCTATGCGCGGTCAGCGCAGGAGATCCGTCAGCAGCGTGATGCGATTGCCGACTGGTCACGCCTTAGCTATGGCTGGATGGGACGTACCCCGGATTATAAAGCGGCTTTTGCCAGCGCGCTCGGCGCCAATCCTGACTTTTACGGCCCTTATGCCGACAACGCGCGCCGCTGGTACAAGCGCATTCAGGAGGCAGGCCTTTACTTTAATCATGCCATCGTCAACCCGCCGATTGACCGCAATAAGCCGGTTGATGAAGTGAAAGATGTTTATGTCAAAGTCGAAAAAGAGACCGATGCGGGGATTATCGTCAGCGGAGCCAAAGTGGTCGCGACCAACTCGGCGCTAACCAACTTTAACTTTATCGGCTTTGGTTCTGCGCAGGTGATGGGGGATAACCCCGATTTTGCCATGATGTTTATTGCCCCGATGGATGCAGACGGCGTGAAGCTGATTTCACGTGCCTCCTACGAGCTCACTTCCGGCGTTACCGGCTCACCGTTTGATTATCCGCTCTCCAGCCGTTTTGACGAAAACGACGCGATTCTGGTGATGGATAAGGTGCTGATCCCCTGGGAGAACGTGCTGGTCTATCGCGATTTCGATCGCTGTCGCCGCTGGTATGCCGAGGGCGGATTTGTGCGGCTGTATCCAATGCAGGCCTGTGTACGGCTGGCGGTGAAGCTTGATTTTATTACCGCACTACTGCAAAAAAGCCTCGAATGTACCGGTACTATCGAGTTTCGCGGCGTGCAGGCGGCGCTGGGGGAAGTGGTCGCCTGGCGCAACCTGTTCTGGTCGCTGAGTGATGCGATGGCGGCGGAAGCCAAACCCTGGATTAACGGCGCCTGGCTGCCAGATTCTCAGGCGATGAACACTTACCGCGTGATGGCGCCAATGGCCTGGGCGAAGATCAAAAACATCATCGAATGTAACGTGGCCAGCGGGTTAATCTATCTGCCCTCCAGCGTGCGCGACCTGCAAAATCCAGAGATTGAACAGTATCTTGCGCGCTTTGTCCGTGGCTCCAACGGCATGGAGCATGAGCAGCGCATCAAAATACTGAAGCTGATGTGGGACGCTACTGGCAGTGAGTTCGCGGGCCGCCATGAGCTGTACGAGATCAACTACGCCGGTAGTCAGGATGAAGTGCGCATGCAGTGTCTGCGCGATGCGCACAGCTCGGGAGCGATGGATGGCATGATGGAGATGGTCGATCGCTGCCTGGCTGACTATGACCGCGATGGCTGGAGAAAGTCGCACCTGCACAGCAACAGCGATATTAACCAGCTTGATCGTCTGCTCAGGGATGGTGGGCACTATGCAGAATGA
- the hpaA gene encoding 4-hydroxyphenylacetate catabolism regulatory protein HpaA, producing the protein MENITISQQYDHRQYNEDVHYAAFARLAGFFVRNMPSYWHSCCFQLHHLTSGEIELQLDDRHYSLQAPLFILTPPTVPHAFISEKESDGHVLTVHQELIWPLMQTLWPGSREALEIPGFCLPLGPGSETQRALEALWPLLASEFGHQQNGRDTQLRLLAQSVFMMLLREMERGEGANISVRGEMKLLRRFIHRVNEKYPQHLTVPDYARELEISESRLNELCRRLANQSPKRLIHERLLREAKRLLLFSDSSVHQISLALGYKDPAYFARFFHRLAGFSPSEFRRRWNLLRH; encoded by the coding sequence ATGGAAAACATCACTATCAGCCAGCAGTACGACCACCGGCAGTATAACGAAGATGTTCACTATGCGGCTTTTGCACGCCTGGCGGGGTTTTTTGTTCGTAATATGCCCTCATACTGGCACAGCTGTTGTTTCCAGCTGCATCATCTGACCAGCGGTGAAATTGAGCTGCAGCTGGACGATCGCCACTATTCACTGCAGGCCCCACTGTTTATCCTCACGCCTCCCACCGTCCCCCACGCATTTATCAGCGAAAAGGAGAGTGACGGACATGTTCTTACCGTTCATCAAGAACTTATCTGGCCGCTGATGCAGACTTTGTGGCCCGGCAGCCGTGAAGCGCTGGAGATCCCGGGGTTCTGCCTGCCGCTGGGCCCAGGCTCAGAAACTCAGCGAGCGCTAGAGGCTCTTTGGCCGCTGCTGGCAAGTGAGTTTGGCCATCAGCAAAACGGCCGTGATACTCAACTGCGCCTGCTGGCACAAAGCGTGTTCATGATGCTGCTGCGGGAGATGGAACGAGGCGAAGGGGCTAATATCAGCGTGCGGGGTGAAATGAAACTGTTGCGGCGTTTCATCCATAGGGTTAACGAGAAATACCCGCAGCATTTGACCGTGCCGGATTATGCCCGCGAGCTAGAAATTAGTGAATCGCGACTAAACGAGCTGTGTCGGCGCCTGGCAAACCAATCGCCCAAACGACTGATTCACGAACGCTTACTACGTGAAGCAAAACGTCTCTTACTGTTCAGCGACAGTAGTGTCCATCAGATTTCCTTGGCGCTGGGTTATAAAGACCCGGCCTATTTCGCCCGTTTTTTTCATCGTCTGGCTGGTTTTTCACCCAGCGAATTCCGTCGCCGCTGGAACCTGTTGCGGCACTGA
- the hpaX gene encoding 4-hydroxyphenylacetate permease has protein sequence MAAIIQPQSGAAQSVPEQRAVRKLFRRLIVFLFLLFVFSFLDRINIGFAGLTMGKDLGLSATMFGLAATLFYVTYAICAVPANLMLGLIGARRWIASIMVLWGVASTCTLFASGAYSLYLLRMVVGITEAGFLPGILVYLTHWFPLHYRARANALFMIAMPVTMMLGSLLSGSILALDGRLNLHGWQWMFLLEGLPAVFLGSITWFFLDDTPAQARWLSVQEKLALEEMLRRDRQSSVGVITQSLWRQVLTPVVLMYTLAYFCLTNTLSAINIWTPQILQSFNQHSSNTVIGVLAAIPQLCTILAMVFWSRRSDRLQERRWHTLLPYLFAAAGWLLASATSHPLFQLSGIVMASMGSFSAMAIFWTTPDSAMSLQVRALAIAVINAFGNMGSAVSPLCIGFLRDRTGSFSSGLWLVAGLLVIGAAVIGRIPLRHESRAAGDSAPQR, from the coding sequence ATGGCAGCGATTATCCAGCCACAAAGCGGCGCGGCACAGTCCGTACCTGAACAGCGGGCTGTCCGTAAACTGTTCCGTCGTCTGATTGTGTTTCTGTTTCTGCTGTTTGTGTTCTCGTTCCTCGACCGGATCAATATTGGCTTCGCCGGATTGACCATGGGGAAAGACCTCGGTCTGAGCGCTACCATGTTCGGGCTGGCGGCCACGCTATTTTATGTTACCTATGCGATCTGCGCGGTTCCTGCCAACCTGATGCTGGGTCTTATTGGTGCGCGGCGCTGGATCGCCAGCATTATGGTGCTCTGGGGTGTTGCCTCAACCTGCACGCTGTTTGCCAGCGGGGCCTATTCGCTTTATCTGCTGCGTATGGTGGTCGGCATTACCGAGGCAGGCTTTTTGCCCGGCATTCTGGTGTATCTCACCCACTGGTTTCCGCTTCACTACCGGGCGCGTGCCAATGCGCTGTTTATGATTGCCATGCCTGTAACCATGATGCTGGGCTCTCTGCTTTCCGGTTCTATCCTGGCGCTGGATGGCAGGCTGAACCTGCACGGCTGGCAGTGGATGTTTCTGCTGGAGGGGCTTCCGGCTGTTTTTCTCGGGAGCATCACCTGGTTTTTTCTCGATGATACCCCGGCACAGGCGCGCTGGCTGAGTGTGCAAGAGAAGCTGGCGCTGGAAGAGATGCTGCGGCGGGATCGTCAATCGAGTGTGGGGGTAATCACCCAGTCTCTATGGCGCCAGGTCCTGACGCCAGTGGTGCTGATGTATACCCTGGCATACTTTTGCCTTACCAATACCCTCAGCGCTATCAACATATGGACGCCGCAAATCCTGCAAAGCTTTAACCAGCACAGCAGCAATACGGTTATCGGCGTGCTGGCCGCTATCCCCCAGCTATGCACTATTTTAGCCATGGTCTTTTGGAGCCGCCGCTCCGACCGTTTGCAGGAGCGCCGCTGGCATACGCTGCTGCCATATCTGTTTGCCGCAGCGGGATGGTTGTTAGCATCGGCGACCAGCCATCCTCTGTTTCAACTGAGCGGTATTGTCATGGCCTCAATGGGCTCGTTTAGTGCGATGGCGATCTTCTGGACTACCCCCGACAGCGCCATGAGCCTTCAGGTAAGGGCGTTGGCAATCGCGGTGATTAACGCCTTTGGCAACATGGGTTCAGCCGTCAGCCCGCTTTGTATCGGCTTCCTGCGTGACAGAACAGGTAGCTTTAGCAGCGGGTTGTGGTTGGTTGCGGGTCTGCTGGTTATTGGGGCTGCGGTGATCGGGCGCATTCCATTACGCCATGAATCGCGTGCGGCGGGAGACTCAGCCCCACAGCGCTGA
- the hpaI gene encoding 4-hydroxy-2-oxoheptanedioate aldolase has translation MNNLFKQALIQQTPQAGLWLGLANSYSAELLAGAGFDWLLIDGEHAPNDLRSVLGQLQAIAPYRSHPVVRPAWNDAVLIKQLLDIGAQTLLIPMIQSAQEAQSAVRACHYPPQGIRGVGSALARASRWNRIGDYLQRAGEQICLLVQIETRQGVENLAQILAVDGVDGVFIGPADLSADMGFAGNPRHPEVQAVIEKAIVLIRAAGKAPGILTADEIMAKRYLELGALFVAVGVDTTLLARAAEALAARFTSPAAPVISAPDGGY, from the coding sequence ATGAACAACCTCTTTAAACAGGCACTCATCCAGCAGACGCCGCAGGCAGGGCTGTGGCTGGGGCTGGCCAACAGCTACAGCGCCGAACTGTTGGCTGGCGCGGGTTTCGACTGGCTGCTGATTGACGGCGAACATGCGCCAAACGATCTGCGCTCGGTGCTCGGGCAGTTACAGGCCATTGCCCCCTATCGCAGCCATCCCGTCGTGCGGCCAGCGTGGAATGACGCGGTGCTGATCAAGCAGCTGCTGGATATTGGCGCGCAGACCTTGCTGATTCCGATGATCCAGAGCGCGCAGGAAGCCCAGAGCGCCGTGCGTGCGTGCCACTATCCACCGCAGGGGATTCGCGGCGTGGGCAGTGCGCTGGCACGTGCCTCGCGCTGGAACCGTATTGGGGATTATCTCCAGCGTGCCGGGGAGCAGATCTGCCTGCTGGTTCAGATTGAAACCCGCCAGGGCGTGGAAAATCTGGCACAGATCCTCGCCGTGGACGGCGTTGATGGTGTGTTTATCGGCCCGGCCGATCTCAGTGCCGATATGGGTTTTGCCGGTAATCCGCGCCACCCGGAAGTGCAGGCAGTGATTGAAAAAGCCATTGTTCTAATCCGCGCGGCGGGTAAAGCACCGGGAATTCTGACGGCTGATGAAATAATGGCTAAGCGTTACCTTGAGCTTGGCGCACTGTTCGTGGCTGTCGGCGTCGATACCACGCTGTTGGCTCGTGCGGCAGAGGCGCTCGCCGCACGCTTTACCTCGCCGGCTGCGCCGGTTATCAGCGCGCCTGACGGCGGTTATTAA